In Rheinheimera sp. MM224, one DNA window encodes the following:
- a CDS encoding NAD-dependent malic enzyme → MSTKQPLYTSYAGPALLETPLLNKGSAFTKEERIAFNLIGLLPPRYETIEQQLARAYMQYSSFAEPINKHIYLRAIHDKNETLFYRLVKEHLEEMIPVIYTPTVGDACERFSAIYRSARGIFVSYSEREHMDDILRSVTKKKVKVIVVTDGERVLGLGDQGVGGMGISIGKLSLYTACGGISPAYTLPVMLDVGTNNEKLLNDPVYMGSKHKRITGEEYDAFIDQFMKAVKRRWPEALVQFEDFAQPNAMPILKRYRDEHCCFNDDIQGTAAVTVGSLLAACRSKGMKLSSQKVVFVGAGSAGCGIAEQIISQMKTEGLDDATARKQVYMVDRFGLLTEGMADLRDFQEALMQKKSDLADWAYSGEYASLLDVMNCAKPDILIGVSGQPGLFTEQVITAMKKHCELPIIFPLSNPSKQVEATPEQVIKWTDGKVIIATGSPFKPVIHKGQTYHIAQCNNSYIFPGIGLGVVAVKASRISDDMLRIASETLAAASPLANTGQGSILPALSELSELSKKIAFEVAKVAQKQGLALEISDEELLQKIERNFWKPEYREYKRVSGH, encoded by the coding sequence ATGAGTACGAAACAACCTCTTTATACCTCCTACGCAGGTCCAGCTTTATTAGAAACTCCGTTGTTAAATAAAGGCAGCGCCTTCACCAAAGAAGAACGTATCGCTTTTAACCTGATTGGTTTATTGCCTCCGCGCTATGAAACTATTGAACAGCAACTGGCACGTGCATATATGCAGTACTCCAGCTTTGCTGAACCAATCAACAAACATATTTATCTGCGTGCTATTCACGATAAAAACGAAACTTTGTTTTATCGTCTGGTCAAAGAGCATTTGGAAGAAATGATCCCGGTGATTTATACGCCAACAGTAGGGGACGCCTGTGAGCGTTTCTCGGCTATTTACCGCAGCGCCCGTGGTATTTTTGTCTCCTACAGCGAACGTGAGCATATGGATGACATACTGCGCAGCGTCACCAAAAAGAAAGTAAAAGTCATAGTAGTCACAGACGGCGAACGTGTACTGGGTTTAGGTGACCAGGGCGTGGGCGGTATGGGCATTTCTATCGGTAAGTTGTCTTTATATACAGCCTGCGGTGGTATCAGCCCGGCTTATACCTTACCTGTGATGCTGGATGTGGGTACCAACAACGAGAAACTGCTGAATGACCCTGTGTATATGGGTTCTAAACATAAGCGTATTACCGGCGAAGAGTACGATGCTTTTATTGATCAGTTTATGAAAGCCGTAAAACGCCGTTGGCCTGAGGCTTTAGTGCAGTTTGAAGACTTTGCTCAGCCAAATGCGATGCCAATTTTAAAACGTTACCGTGATGAGCATTGCTGCTTTAACGATGATATTCAGGGCACAGCTGCTGTCACTGTAGGCTCATTGTTGGCCGCTTGTCGCAGTAAAGGCATGAAGTTATCTTCACAAAAAGTAGTCTTTGTCGGCGCAGGCTCAGCTGGTTGTGGTATTGCAGAACAAATCATCAGCCAAATGAAAACCGAAGGACTGGATGATGCGACTGCGCGGAAACAAGTCTATATGGTTGACCGTTTTGGTCTGTTAACCGAAGGCATGGCGGATTTACGTGATTTCCAGGAAGCTCTGATGCAGAAAAAATCAGACTTAGCAGACTGGGCTTACAGTGGTGAATACGCTTCTTTATTGGATGTGATGAATTGCGCTAAACCAGATATCTTAATTGGTGTTTCTGGCCAGCCAGGCTTGTTCACTGAACAAGTGATCACCGCGATGAAAAAACACTGTGAACTGCCAATTATTTTCCCGTTGAGCAACCCGTCGAAACAAGTGGAAGCAACGCCTGAACAAGTGATTAAGTGGACAGATGGTAAAGTGATTATCGCCACCGGCAGTCCGTTTAAGCCTGTGATTCACAAGGGTCAGACTTACCATATCGCGCAGTGTAATAACTCGTATATTTTCCCAGGCATTGGTTTAGGTGTGGTTGCAGTGAAAGCCAGCCGTATCAGCGATGATATGTTACGGATCGCCAGCGAAACTTTAGCTGCAGCGTCGCCATTAGCCAACACAGGGCAGGGATCTATACTGCCGGCTTTGTCTGAACTGTCTGAGCTAAGTAAAAAAATCGCCTTTGAAGTGGCTAAAGTTGCTCAAAAGCAAGGCTTGGCTTTGGAAATTAGTGACGAAGAATTACTGCAAAAAATTGAACGCAATTTCTGGAAACCAGAATACCGCGAATATAAGCGCGTAAGTGGTCATTAA
- a CDS encoding Lrp/AsnC family transcriptional regulator: MISSDDEKLLGMLRRNARASISDLARALNVSRSTVQNRLHRLEQSGVVKGYVLEYGSAFLSQLVSAHVAIKVRQKLTTKTNVELKQISQISELYAISGEYDLIAVVQAQSTEQLSHILDEIGNLDGVERTNSSVILETKFKR, translated from the coding sequence GTGATAAGTTCTGATGACGAAAAACTACTGGGCATGTTACGCCGTAATGCCAGAGCCAGTATTTCAGACCTGGCCAGAGCCTTAAATGTATCGCGTAGCACGGTACAAAACCGTCTGCACAGACTTGAGCAAAGTGGCGTGGTGAAAGGTTATGTACTGGAATATGGCAGTGCATTTTTAAGCCAGTTGGTTTCAGCCCATGTTGCTATTAAAGTACGACAAAAGCTAACGACGAAAACCAACGTAGAGCTCAAGCAAATCAGCCAGATTTCTGAGTTATACGCCATCAGCGGCGAGTATGACTTAATTGCCGTAGTGCAGGCACAAAGCACTGAACAATTGAGTCATATTCTTGATGAAATTGGCAATCTTGATGGAGTAGAGCGCACGAATTCTTCGGTCATTCTGGAGACAAAATTCAAGAGATAA
- a CDS encoding aspartate aminotransferase family protein — MQVSRSLFDEVMVPNYAPSAVIPVKGLGSRVWDQTGREFIDFAGGIAVNCLGHCHPALVSALKDQADKLWHLSNVMTNEPALILAQKLVNATFAEKVYFANSGAEANEAALKLARRWAKNEVGEHKTQIIAFKQGFHGRTFFTVTVGGQPAYSDGFGPKPADIVHAEYNNLASLEALISDNTCAVMLEPLQGEGGIITPTAEFIQGVAALCKKHNALMIFDEVQSGVGRTGELYAYMGLGVVPDILTTAKALGGGFPIGAMLTTTAIAKHLVVGTHGSTYGGNPLACAVGIAAFDTVNTPEVLNGVKQREQLFREGLKAINAKYDVFSEIRGQGLLIGAALNDKYQGKARDFMLAAADEGLMMLVAGYSVIRMTPSLVIPEADIAEGLKRFEKAVAKMVQA, encoded by the coding sequence ATGCAAGTCAGTAGATCTTTATTCGACGAAGTGATGGTTCCTAACTACGCACCATCTGCAGTGATCCCGGTAAAAGGTCTGGGTTCAAGAGTCTGGGATCAGACAGGTCGCGAGTTTATTGACTTCGCAGGCGGCATCGCCGTGAACTGTTTAGGTCATTGCCACCCTGCTTTAGTCAGCGCACTAAAAGATCAGGCCGATAAGTTATGGCATTTATCTAACGTGATGACTAACGAGCCAGCCCTTATTCTGGCGCAAAAGCTGGTCAACGCCACCTTTGCTGAAAAAGTCTATTTTGCTAACTCGGGCGCTGAAGCTAACGAAGCAGCCTTAAAGCTGGCTCGTCGTTGGGCTAAAAATGAAGTGGGTGAACACAAAACCCAAATTATCGCCTTTAAACAAGGTTTCCACGGCCGTACTTTCTTCACCGTAACTGTAGGTGGCCAACCTGCCTATTCAGACGGTTTTGGCCCTAAACCTGCCGATATAGTGCATGCCGAATACAACAATCTGGCAAGTTTAGAAGCTCTGATTTCCGACAACACTTGTGCTGTGATGTTAGAACCACTGCAAGGTGAAGGCGGTATCATCACCCCAACTGCTGAATTTATCCAGGGTGTGGCTGCTTTATGTAAAAAGCACAATGCGCTGATGATATTTGATGAAGTGCAATCTGGTGTTGGCCGTACCGGTGAGTTATATGCCTATATGGGCTTAGGCGTAGTGCCTGACATTCTGACTACAGCTAAAGCTTTAGGTGGCGGTTTTCCTATAGGTGCTATGCTGACAACCACTGCTATCGCTAAACATTTGGTGGTGGGTACTCACGGTTCCACTTATGGTGGTAACCCGCTGGCTTGTGCTGTAGGTATTGCCGCTTTTGATACAGTAAATACGCCTGAAGTATTAAATGGCGTGAAACAGCGTGAACAGTTATTCCGTGAAGGTTTAAAGGCTATTAATGCTAAATACGATGTGTTCAGTGAAATTCGTGGCCAAGGCTTGTTAATAGGTGCGGCACTGAATGACAAGTATCAGGGCAAAGCCCGTGATTTTATGTTGGCAGCAGCTGATGAAGGCTTAATGATGTTAGTAGCAGGTTACAGCGTCATTCGTATGACACCTTCACTGGTTATTCCGGAAGCGGATATTGCCGAAGGTTTAAAACGTTTTGAAAAAGCCGTCGCTAAGATGGTACAGGCTTAA
- the astA gene encoding arginine N-succinyltransferase, whose amino-acid sequence MLLIRPIRQSDYPVLMQIAIESGAGFTSLPVNEQKLQAKIARSEQSFATAVEAMGDQGYLFVLEDTSTGEIVGTSGIEASVGLENPLYHFHKSTVVHHSKELDVFKQVEVLTMCNDYTGVSEICTLFLREPYRQGLNGRFLSKVRFLFMAEHPKRFSKMVIAEMRGVADDSGLPPFWKWLQSYFFSIDFPTADYMIGVGNKGFIADLMPRHPIYVNLLPESAQQVIGEVHENTKPALALLENEGFFHRGYIDLFDGGPTVECQLKQIKSVRNSHKIKVLVAPVEGNATLSICNTQTANFRAVFSKNAALNDNHELVISPELAEALMVANGDFVRYLSLEKAVK is encoded by the coding sequence ATGTTGTTGATCCGTCCTATCCGACAATCGGATTACCCAGTCCTGATGCAAATTGCTATTGAATCAGGTGCTGGTTTTACCTCTTTGCCGGTCAATGAGCAAAAATTGCAGGCGAAAATTGCCCGTTCTGAGCAAAGTTTCGCAACTGCCGTTGAGGCCATGGGCGATCAGGGCTATCTGTTCGTATTGGAAGATACCAGCACAGGTGAAATCGTCGGCACTTCAGGTATTGAAGCCTCAGTTGGCCTGGAAAACCCTCTGTATCATTTCCATAAAAGCACGGTAGTGCACCACTCCAAAGAGCTGGATGTATTTAAACAAGTTGAAGTGCTGACCATGTGTAACGACTACACAGGCGTCTCTGAGATTTGTACGCTGTTTTTACGCGAGCCTTATCGTCAGGGCTTAAACGGCCGCTTTTTATCCAAAGTCCGGTTTTTATTTATGGCCGAGCATCCTAAGCGTTTCTCAAAAATGGTGATCGCAGAAATGCGCGGCGTGGCTGATGATTCGGGTTTACCACCGTTTTGGAAATGGCTGCAGTCGTATTTCTTTAGCATCGACTTCCCTACGGCCGATTATATGATTGGTGTCGGCAACAAAGGTTTTATTGCTGATCTGATGCCACGCCACCCTATTTATGTCAACTTGTTGCCGGAATCTGCGCAGCAAGTCATAGGTGAAGTGCACGAAAACACCAAACCTGCTTTGGCGCTGTTAGAAAACGAAGGTTTTTTCCACCGTGGTTATATCGACTTATTTGACGGTGGCCCAACGGTTGAGTGCCAGTTAAAACAAATTAAATCAGTGCGCAACAGCCATAAGATTAAAGTGCTGGTGGCGCCTGTTGAAGGCAACGCCACCCTCTCTATTTGTAATACCCAGACCGCCAATTTCCGAGCTGTGTTTAGCAAAAATGCTGCACTGAATGACAATCACGAACTGGTGATCAGCCCTGAATTAGCTGAAGCTCTGATGGTTGCCAATGGCGATTTTGTGCGTTACCTCTCCTTAGAAAAGGCAGTGAAATGA
- the astD gene encoding succinylglutamate-semialdehyde dehydrogenase, which produces MNEVNTKAPAKAAVQFIEGQWQAGFGLAFQSVNPATGKTIWQGNSADEAQVHQALLAARQAFYRWSALSLTERLVVIEKFAALLQENTETMARTIAEETGKALWESRTEVAAMIGKIAISKRAHEERTGTVENPMPGAKAFIRHKPHGVVAVFGPYNFPGHLPNGHIVPALIAGNVVVFKPSELTPKVAEYTVQLWQQAGLPAGVLTLLQGEVATGKALAAHPQLDGLFFTGSSGTGHYLHQQFAGQPGKILALEMGGNNPLIVKDVANVKAAVHDIIQSAFISSGQRCTCARRLFVPNTANGDAILAELLAATKNIRVADPFATEQPFYGAMISAKAAEGMAKAQQQLVDMGAKILVELTLPEAHGAYATPGILDVTGVNGIPDEEHFGPLLKVYRYDDFELAIAEANNSKYGLSAGLLADSAEDYQLFFQQIRAGIVNWNKPITGASSAAPFGGIGASGNHRASAYYAADYCAYPVSSVEADQVVLPATLSPGLVL; this is translated from the coding sequence ATGAACGAAGTGAATACAAAAGCACCTGCAAAAGCTGCAGTGCAGTTTATCGAAGGTCAATGGCAAGCCGGTTTTGGTTTAGCTTTTCAGTCTGTAAACCCTGCAACAGGTAAAACGATTTGGCAAGGCAACAGTGCTGATGAAGCTCAAGTGCATCAGGCCTTACTGGCCGCACGTCAGGCCTTTTATCGCTGGTCGGCGTTATCTCTTACAGAGCGCCTGGTTGTCATTGAAAAATTTGCGGCTTTACTGCAAGAAAACACTGAAACCATGGCTCGTACCATTGCCGAAGAAACCGGCAAAGCTTTATGGGAAAGCCGTACTGAAGTGGCTGCCATGATAGGCAAAATTGCTATATCCAAACGCGCGCATGAAGAACGTACCGGCACAGTAGAAAACCCTATGCCAGGTGCTAAGGCCTTTATCCGCCATAAACCTCATGGTGTAGTTGCAGTCTTTGGCCCTTATAACTTCCCGGGCCATTTGCCAAACGGTCATATAGTTCCTGCTCTGATTGCGGGTAATGTGGTGGTATTTAAGCCTTCTGAGCTGACACCTAAAGTGGCTGAATACACAGTTCAGTTATGGCAACAGGCAGGTTTACCAGCAGGTGTACTGACCTTACTACAAGGTGAAGTAGCGACAGGTAAAGCCTTAGCTGCACATCCTCAGTTAGATGGCTTATTTTTCACTGGCAGCTCTGGAACTGGACATTACCTGCATCAGCAGTTTGCTGGTCAGCCAGGTAAGATTCTGGCGCTGGAAATGGGTGGTAATAACCCGCTGATCGTCAAAGATGTGGCCAATGTAAAAGCCGCTGTGCATGACATTATTCAGTCGGCTTTTATCAGCTCTGGCCAGCGCTGCACCTGCGCACGTCGCTTATTTGTGCCAAATACGGCCAATGGGGATGCCATTTTGGCAGAGCTGCTGGCTGCCACTAAAAACATTCGTGTGGCCGACCCTTTTGCCACAGAACAACCTTTTTACGGCGCTATGATTTCTGCCAAAGCAGCCGAAGGTATGGCCAAAGCCCAGCAGCAGCTGGTGGATATGGGCGCAAAAATTTTAGTCGAACTCACTTTACCTGAAGCGCATGGTGCTTATGCCACGCCTGGTATTCTGGATGTGACAGGTGTAAACGGCATTCCGGACGAAGAACACTTTGGTCCACTGTTAAAAGTCTATCGTTACGATGATTTTGAGCTGGCTATCGCTGAAGCAAATAACAGTAAATACGGCTTATCTGCAGGTTTACTGGCCGATTCTGCTGAAGATTATCAGCTGTTTTTCCAGCAAATCCGCGCAGGTATCGTCAACTGGAACAAACCTATTACCGGAGCGTCCAGCGCCGCACCTTTTGGTGGTATTGGCGCCAGTGGCAACCACAGAGCCAGTGCTTATTACGCTGCCGATTATTGCGCTTACCCTGTCTCTTCAGTAGAAGCAGATCAGGTGGTGTTGCCAGCAACATTAAGTCCTGGATTAGTGCTGTAA
- a CDS encoding DUF1338 domain-containing protein produces the protein MHTDVKELFNQLWANYLEVTPSAKKIHAILGSSQQNDVINDHIALRTFNIEKVGLEKLAAHLLALGYTEGDEYHFEAKKLYAKHYEHKDPTLPKVFISELLLEKCSPELQSIVRKLVDQIPESAVTADNFLYSGRHWTIDQASYETLLAESEYAAWMSVWGYRANHFTVSVNALKNYETLESVNQALKDAGFPLNTSGGEIKGTPEVLLEQSSTLADEAPVKFTDGTRNIPSCFYEFARRYPMANGQLYGGFVAASADKIFESTNVR, from the coding sequence ATGCATACTGATGTAAAAGAACTGTTTAACCAACTTTGGGCTAACTACCTTGAAGTCACCCCTTCTGCAAAAAAAATTCACGCCATTTTGGGCTCGTCGCAACAGAACGATGTGATTAACGATCATATAGCTCTACGTACTTTTAATATCGAAAAAGTAGGACTGGAGAAACTGGCGGCGCACTTGTTGGCCTTAGGTTATACCGAAGGTGATGAATACCACTTTGAAGCGAAGAAGCTGTATGCCAAGCATTATGAGCATAAAGATCCAACGCTGCCAAAAGTCTTTATCTCAGAACTGCTGTTAGAGAAATGCTCCCCGGAGCTGCAAAGCATAGTGCGTAAACTGGTTGATCAAATTCCAGAATCTGCTGTTACTGCAGATAACTTCCTGTATTCAGGCCGCCACTGGACTATTGACCAGGCAAGCTACGAAACCTTATTAGCAGAAAGTGAATATGCTGCCTGGATGTCAGTCTGGGGTTACCGTGCTAACCACTTTACTGTCAGCGTCAATGCATTGAAGAACTATGAAACTCTGGAGTCGGTTAATCAGGCATTAAAAGATGCTGGTTTTCCGTTAAATACCTCAGGTGGCGAAATCAAAGGCACGCCAGAAGTATTACTGGAACAGTCTTCGACTCTGGCGGACGAAGCACCGGTGAAATTTACCGATGGCACACGTAATATTCCAAGTTGCTTCTACGAATTTGCCCGTCGTTACCCTATGGCGAACGGCCAGCTGTACGGCGGTTTTGTTGCAGCTTCTGCCGATAAAATTTTTGAAAGCACCAACGTGCGTTAA
- a CDS encoding dienelactone hydrolase family protein: MPLVIVTDIFGAQTEVLLQFDQLGLDYLCVQPYDHQPPSFTDDNEAYQYFLAHGGFEAYSKKLGKLLKAQTEPVFLVGFSAGAAACWANLVLEHLTIAVCVGFYGGQIRQMTHLEPLYPTELIFAEETHFSVSELMDALAGKTSLRQSFVPYPHGFMNQLSKGYQAETAGVYWAKIKAGYLSSLSSSE, encoded by the coding sequence ATGCCACTGGTGATAGTGACTGATATTTTTGGCGCTCAGACTGAAGTGCTTTTGCAATTTGACCAGCTAGGTTTGGATTATCTTTGCGTGCAACCTTATGATCATCAGCCTCCATCTTTTACCGACGATAATGAAGCCTATCAGTATTTTCTGGCGCATGGCGGATTTGAGGCCTACAGCAAGAAACTAGGTAAGCTGCTTAAAGCTCAGACAGAGCCGGTATTTTTAGTAGGTTTTAGCGCTGGTGCAGCAGCCTGCTGGGCGAATCTGGTTTTAGAGCATTTAACAATTGCGGTTTGTGTTGGTTTTTATGGCGGCCAAATTCGCCAGATGACACATCTAGAGCCGCTTTATCCAACAGAATTGATATTTGCAGAAGAGACGCATTTTTCGGTGTCGGAACTGATGGATGCTTTAGCAGGTAAAACTAGCCTAAGACAAAGCTTTGTTCCTTATCCTCATGGTTTTATGAATCAGTTATCTAAGGGCTATCAGGCTGAAACAGCTGGGGTCTATTGGGCAAAAATAAAGGCCGGATATTTATCCAGCCTTTCGTCGTCAGAATAG
- a CDS encoding MBL fold metallo-hydrolase, with amino-acid sequence MQQPVVHAFFESQSFTYSYLVWDPLSKEAAVIDPVLDFDAASGSTHTSSAEQIMAKVKEHNLTVQWLLETHVHADHLSAAPFLKRQLGGRIAIGSRITEVQQLFSQVFNLKDLKTDGSAFDKLFADGEDFMLGTIRCSVLHTPGHTPACVSYCIGDTVFVGDTLFMPDYGSARCDFPGGDAATLYSSVQKLYQLPDQTRMFLCHDYKAPGRDEFVCETTIAAQKKQNIHLKQGTSEPDFVAMRTTRDKTLSMPKLILPSVQVNVRAGQFPAAEDNGTVYLKLPVNVFR; translated from the coding sequence ATGCAGCAGCCTGTTGTCCATGCGTTTTTTGAGTCTCAAAGCTTTACCTACAGTTATCTGGTGTGGGATCCGCTGAGTAAAGAGGCCGCCGTGATCGATCCGGTACTGGATTTTGATGCAGCTTCTGGTTCCACCCATACAAGTTCTGCAGAGCAGATCATGGCTAAGGTGAAAGAGCATAACCTGACAGTGCAGTGGTTATTGGAAACCCATGTGCACGCCGATCACCTGTCTGCTGCGCCTTTTCTGAAGCGACAACTAGGTGGGCGTATTGCGATAGGTTCACGTATTACCGAAGTACAGCAGCTGTTTAGTCAGGTGTTTAACCTGAAAGATTTAAAAACTGACGGTTCAGCTTTTGACAAATTATTCGCCGATGGCGAGGACTTTATGCTGGGAACTATCCGCTGCTCAGTACTGCATACCCCCGGTCATACACCGGCTTGTGTCAGTTATTGCATAGGCGATACAGTTTTTGTGGGCGACACTTTGTTTATGCCTGATTATGGCTCGGCCCGTTGTGATTTCCCAGGCGGCGATGCGGCAACCTTATATAGCTCAGTGCAAAAGCTGTATCAATTGCCGGATCAAACCCGGATGTTTTTATGCCACGATTACAAAGCTCCTGGCCGGGATGAGTTTGTTTGTGAGACCACTATAGCGGCGCAAAAGAAGCAGAACATCCATCTAAAACAAGGCACCAGTGAACCGGATTTTGTCGCTATGCGCACGACCAGAGATAAAACGTTGAGCATGCCAAAGCTGATATTGCCGTCGGTGCAGGTCAATGTGCGGGCAGGGCAGTTCCCTGCAGCAGAAGATAATGGCACTGTGTATTTAAAACTTCCGGTGAATGTGTTTCGATAA
- a CDS encoding methyl-accepting chemotaxis protein gives MNIARKLTLGAGVLTVMAVILSASTSGLLALKDSSDAVHQSAEQQFQALAASRHTMLQTQLDSQQQLLNVLAHNRLTQEAIYSFKNPFVSYRYEVSAPNLDNLKQQMGDWYKTKYQPYFQNQTQGLSVNTSQWLEKSKFETLLLQKFYVAENPQPLGKQQLLDDRSDGSVYGQQHKKYHSSFKEIVDRYGFQDLMLVDANSLDVLYNVNKGPVFASNLQNGAFADTELAMLAKTLKQKPKAGLQISAISAFNGFFQQQVLFFGVPVFHPNSSETPVGFLIAQYPVSRFTDLMTGNQKWQDLGLGQTGDLYLVDQEQTLVTELRPYLTDKASFAAEYPEFKAGPYGLGGHTKLQLPQIKDALAGKSGVAEAEDYRGIESLISWRPLQIGQQQYALIVQQELSESMEAVSTIRTNLILSTLLAVLILGVVVVLLVYLLAQRFAKPMLTLHQSIEHSAQSHDLTVRFDLNTKDELSAIGSALNKLFGSFCTLVAKLTSTSEQSASAATQNLQISQECKNSAMQQGAAISHLLQQSQSLDVQLQHSAEQLRSSANQANHANQQADSGFKAVDLVASSMRHLAEQVSSSSHSMEELRSAATDIVTVLDTIKGISEQTNLLALNAAIEAARAGEHGRGFAVVADEVRRLSGSTRQATMEIQQMLNRLMSTVDETALDLAKERQSAELCVTGSEQALHALGEIKQLIAQVSTATSGIAQASEQQYQQNQQMRDELTAVQGLAAHTEQAMTELNITAKEQEKLAIELLHNAKAFKV, from the coding sequence ATGAATATCGCCAGAAAATTGACCTTGGGAGCTGGTGTACTGACCGTGATGGCAGTTATTTTATCTGCCAGTACCAGTGGCCTGCTCGCCTTAAAAGACAGCTCCGACGCTGTGCATCAAAGTGCAGAACAACAATTTCAGGCTCTTGCCGCAAGCCGCCATACCATGCTGCAAACCCAACTCGACAGCCAGCAGCAACTGCTCAATGTACTGGCTCATAATCGTCTGACCCAAGAGGCGATTTACAGCTTTAAAAACCCCTTTGTCTCTTACCGTTATGAAGTATCAGCCCCTAATCTTGACAATCTGAAGCAGCAGATGGGCGACTGGTACAAAACCAAATACCAGCCCTACTTCCAGAATCAAACTCAGGGCTTATCAGTCAATACCAGCCAATGGCTTGAGAAATCCAAATTTGAAACCCTGTTACTGCAAAAGTTTTATGTGGCTGAAAATCCCCAGCCTTTAGGTAAACAGCAATTGCTGGATGATCGCAGTGATGGCTCTGTTTATGGTCAGCAGCACAAAAAATACCACAGCAGCTTTAAAGAAATAGTCGATCGTTATGGCTTTCAGGACTTAATGCTGGTAGATGCTAATAGCCTCGACGTTTTGTATAACGTCAATAAAGGGCCGGTTTTTGCCAGCAATTTACAAAATGGCGCTTTTGCCGACACTGAACTGGCAATGTTAGCCAAAACCTTAAAACAGAAACCTAAAGCTGGTTTACAGATCTCGGCGATCAGCGCATTTAATGGCTTTTTCCAGCAGCAGGTACTGTTTTTTGGCGTGCCTGTATTTCATCCAAATAGCAGCGAAACTCCGGTCGGCTTCTTAATAGCTCAGTATCCGGTTAGTCGTTTCACAGATTTGATGACCGGAAATCAAAAGTGGCAAGACCTGGGTTTAGGTCAGACCGGTGATTTATATCTGGTGGATCAAGAGCAAACACTAGTCACTGAATTACGGCCCTATTTAACAGATAAAGCCAGCTTTGCTGCAGAGTATCCAGAGTTTAAAGCCGGCCCTTATGGTTTAGGTGGTCACACCAAGCTGCAACTACCGCAGATTAAAGACGCCTTAGCGGGCAAATCAGGTGTGGCTGAAGCCGAAGATTACCGTGGCATAGAGTCGCTGATCAGCTGGCGTCCTCTGCAAATAGGCCAACAACAGTATGCTCTTATTGTGCAGCAGGAATTATCAGAAAGTATGGAGGCTGTCAGTACCATTCGCACTAACCTGATTTTAAGCACTCTGTTGGCTGTATTGATTTTAGGTGTGGTGGTCGTACTGCTGGTGTATTTGTTAGCCCAACGTTTTGCCAAACCTATGCTGACTTTGCATCAAAGCATTGAACATTCAGCACAATCCCACGATTTAACTGTGCGTTTTGATTTGAATACCAAAGACGAGTTATCAGCTATTGGCTCAGCGCTGAATAAGTTGTTTGGTTCCTTTTGTACCCTGGTGGCAAAACTAACCAGCACTTCAGAGCAAAGCGCCTCAGCAGCGACTCAGAATCTGCAAATCAGTCAGGAATGCAAAAACTCGGCTATGCAACAAGGTGCTGCTATCAGCCATTTACTGCAGCAATCACAAAGCCTGGATGTGCAGTTACAGCATTCAGCCGAGCAATTACGTAGTAGTGCAAATCAGGCGAATCATGCCAACCAACAAGCCGATTCAGGTTTCAAAGCTGTTGATCTGGTGGCAAGTTCCATGCGTCACCTGGCTGAACAAGTCAGCTCATCCAGCCATAGTATGGAAGAGCTACGTTCTGCTGCAACAGATATAGTCACAGTGCTGGATACCATCAAAGGGATTTCAGAACAAACCAACCTTTTGGCATTAAATGCCGCTATTGAAGCAGCCCGGGCCGGCGAGCATGGTCGTGGTTTTGCTGTAGTCGCAGATGAAGTACGGCGCTTATCAGGCAGCACCCGTCAGGCCACTATGGAAATTCAGCAGATGCTAAACCGCCTTATGAGCACAGTAGATGAAACGGCGCTGGATTTAGCCAAAGAGCGGCAAAGTGCTGAACTTTGTGTCACTGGCTCAGAGCAGGCACTGCATGCGTTAGGTGAAATTAAGCAGCTTATTGCACAAGTAAGTACAGCAACGTCTGGCATAGCTCAGGCTAGTGAGCAGCAATATCAGCAGAATCAGCAAATGCGCGACGAGCTGACCGCTGTGCAAGGTTTAGCGGCTCATACCGAACAAGCCATGACGGAGCTTAATATCACTGCAAAAGAGCAGGAAAAGCTGGCCATTGAACTACTTCACAACGCCAAAGCGTTCAAGGTATAA